A genomic window from Cricetulus griseus strain 17A/GY chromosome 4, alternate assembly CriGri-PICRH-1.0, whole genome shotgun sequence includes:
- the Rtp3 gene encoding receptor-transporting protein 3 encodes MMEEDDIEVWQQVFQELIQEVKPWHKWTLTPDKDLLPDVLKPGWTQYQQKTFARFHCSSCSRSWASGCVLMVFHMHWCEKTGTGQVKMRAFAQRCNKCPKPPFAAPEFTWDNISRILNNLLFRILKKCYREGFEQMDEIPLVGDTSLEGPHDSNNCEACLQGFCAHRGLGLASKPPAGSLSPNSSKSTREPKVTATCSNVPCSQPSSKVGKPQASKVDPKVSNPPKADPKVSHTSNPSTTILPIQQLSPVSSATPSCVIQMPSPIKGSRTADVGNKNTRSKAPKALSPSISSSFVPSISSSFVPPTYSFVPPTSSSFVPPTHSCVVPTISSHVAPTPSRVEANSWRPPRHSAYQIERSSHIHSPSESSCCEACCEDFCGCFEACCKCFCGCFGACCEGCIECFGNCMSHRPCQRLVFLVFVAVVVTLFIKYGM; translated from the exons ATGATGGAAGAAGACGACATAGAAGTATGGCAACAAGTGTTCCAGGAGTTGATTCAGGAGGTGAAGCCATGGCACAAATGGACCCTCACACCAGACAAGGACCTTCTTCCTGATGTTCTGAAGCCAGGATGGACGCAATACCAGCAAAAGACCTTTGCCAG GTTCCACTGTTCCTCCTGCTCTCGCAGCTGGGCCTCTGGCTGTGTCCTGATGGTCTTCCACATGCACTGGTGTGAGAAGACGGGCACGGGGCAGGTGAAGATGAGGGCCTTTGCTCAGAGATGTAACAAGTGCCCTAAGCCTCCATTTGCAGCTCCAGAGTTCACCTGGGACAACATCTCAAGGATCTTGAACAATCTGCTCTTCAGAATTCTGAAGAAATGCTACAGAGAAGGGTTTGAGCAAATGGATGAGATCCCTTTGGTTGGAGACACCAGTCTTGAAGGACCACATGACAGCAACAACTGTGAGGCGTGTCTGCAGGGCTTCTGTGCTCACAGAGGCTTAGGCCTCGCCTCAAAACCACCAGCTGGCTCATTGTCTCCCAACTCCTCTAAGTCAACCAGGGAGCCTAAGGTCACTGCCACTTGCAGCAATGTTCCGTGCTCACAGCCCTCCTCTAAAGTGGGAAAGCCCCAAGCATCAAAAGTGGACCCCAAAGTCAGTAACCCTCCCAAAGCTGACCCCAAGGTTAGCCACACCTCAAACCCATCAACTACAATATTGCCAATCCAACAGTTGTCACCAGTAAGCTCAGCTACCCCTAGCTGCGTCATTCAAATGCCTTCTCCCATCAAGGGCAGCAGAACAGCAGATGTGGGAAACAAGAACACCAGGTCCAAGGCCCCAAAGGCACTGTCCCCGTCCATTTCCTCCTCATTTGTCCCATCCATTTCCTCCTCATTTGTCCCACCCACTTACTCATTTGTCCCACCCACTTCCTCCTCATTTGTCCCACCCACTCACTCATGTGTTGTGCCCACTATCTCCTCACACGTTGCGCCTACTCCCTCCCGTGTTGAGGCCAATTCTTGGAGACCGCCAAGACATTCTGCTTACCAGATAGAGAGAAGCAGCCATATCCATTCACCAAGTGAATCTTCCTGCTGCGAAGCTTGCTGCGAGGACTTCTGTGGGTGCTTCGAGGCCTGCTGCAAGTGCTTCTGTGGGTGCTTCGGGGCCTGCTGCGAGGGCTGCATCGAGTGTTTTGGTAATTGCATGTCACATAGACCATGTCAACGTTTGGTCTTCTTagtctttgttgctgttgttgtgaCACTTTTCATAAAATATGGTATGTAA